A region from the Medicago truncatula cultivar Jemalong A17 chromosome 6, MtrunA17r5.0-ANR, whole genome shotgun sequence genome encodes:
- the LOC11439437 gene encoding agamous-like MADS-box protein AGL17: MGRGRISMELIQKERSRKITLQKRKDGLIKKAKEFSILCDVDVCLILYAPNLEGQGYIEPETWPKDKREVQRVLQKYYETTIDRRPKTYDVQEYFKERMKKVELEIYKVRKERLKMKYPTWDESYNSFGNEQLRSFVRFLDSKLDACDQKMNMRKDESYKVNNLISSPYLTSNSGTNFNLMHTNISQVKIYSPLMNICDKNPLGFWPIRLGQSSQHSLMVSSAQSSYYYPSKHIDANVTYDSKISMKKKDEVKNDKNLPSYYYNGNAMIMQSYPIAMPTPPFQNLANLSHEYLLYGSYDIDSIQAQLFNSKNGTK; the protein is encoded by the coding sequence ATGGGTCGTGGAAGAATATCTATGGAACTCATTCAAAAGGAGAGATCTAGAAAGATAACATTGCAAAAGAGAAAGGATGGTTTAATAAAGAAAGCAAAGGAATTTTCCATTCTTTGTGATGTTGATGTTTGTTTGATCTTGTACGCTCCTAACCTTGAAGGCCAAGGATATATTGAACCTGAAACATGGCCTAAAGACAAAAGAGAGGTACAAAGAGTTCTTCAAAAGTACTATGAGACAACAATTGATAGGCGTCCTAAGACCTATGATGTTCAAGAATATTTTAAGGAAAGGATGAAAAAAGTTGAATTGGAGATTTACAAAGTGCGTAAAGAGAGGTTAAAGATGAAGTATCCAACTTGGGATGAATCTTACAATTCTTTTGGAAATGAACAATTGAGGTCATTTGTTAGGTTTTTGGATTCTAAGCTTGACGCATGTGATCAAAAGATGAATATGCGAAAAGATGAATCATACAAGGTCAATAACCTTATTAGTTCTCCTTACTTGACCTCAAATTCAGGTACCAACTTCAATCTCATGCATACCAACATATCTCAAGTTAAAATTTACTCTCCattgatgaatatttgtgataaAAATCCCTTAGGGTTTTGGCCAATTCGATTGGGACAAAGCTCTCAACATTCTCTTATGGTTTCCAGTGCACAAAGCTCCTACTATTACCCTAGCAAGCATATTGATGCTAATGTTACCTATGATTCAAAAATCAGtatgaagaagaaggatgaagttaaaaatgacaaaaacttGCCATCATACTATTACAATGGAAATGCAATGATAATGCAATCATATCCTATTGCTATGCCTACTCCTCCTTTTCAGAATCTTGCAAACCTATCCCATGAATATCTACTTTATGGATCCTATGATATAGATAGTATTCAAGCTCAACTGTTCAACTCCAAGAATGGAACGAAGTAG